DNA from Podarcis muralis chromosome 13, rPodMur119.hap1.1, whole genome shotgun sequence:
ctgaaAATTAAAGCTGGTAACCTCAGACATTTTGGCATCCAATGTGGATGTAGCAAGATAAACATTGGTGTTCGTTCAGGTCTTCAAGCTAGTTTCGTGAGTCATGTGACTGTTCTGGGAAACCACTGACAGTAATTAGCTGCCAGTacaaaatgcaaatacagtggtacctcacactTGGGACTCACACTACCAAGTCAGCTTGGAAGTCTGTtggaaaacaagagagagagaaatcttcaaATGGCATCAATATAACATCAACCCCAAGGTCAGATGTGTCTCTGTGGGAGATATTTCCCTGACTGGTTGGCACGGGGCATTCTTGTCATGACAGCATAAGTCTTTCAGGTCTCTAGCAGCCTccccctaccccccacccccggctggCTATGCCTGGGTTAATGTACCCAGCTGACTCTGTGGCTGGATCTAGACCCATccaagaagtgtttcagtttaaagcattgtCAATTTAAACCGcaaaaacaggtagagaaaaacaatgttatatcgcacatacaacacatatcaatcactttttctttcatattcattttcttttcttttctgatttCACTTATGTCTTTTACACCTTTCAGTGGCTGGCATAGGCAATGTTGTAAGCACGATCCACCTACTTATATGATTCCTTTCAGAACACACAAAACTCATACAAAACGGTGACTTTTTAAATTTCAGCAGCCGTTTTAAATGACACCCCCACCCAAATTTTATTTTCaacttgatttgatttgattttgtatGTTGTATTGCTGCTGCACACAGCTAGGAAACCATGCTTTTAAgcaatttaaggtaaaggtacccccgcccgtacgggccagtcgtgtacaactctagggttgtgcgcccatctcacttaagaggccgggggccagcgctgtccagagacacttccgggtcacgtggccagcgtgacgaagctgctctggcgagccagcaccagcacagcacacggaaacgccgtttaccttcccgctagaaagcggtacctatttatctacttgcacttaggggtgctttcgaactgctaggtgggcaggagctgggaccgaaagacgggagctcaccccgccgtggggattcgaaccgccgaccatgcaatcggcaagccctaggcgctgaggttttacccacagcaccacccgcgtccctaagcaaATTATACCTTATTAAAACAGCACGAACCAAtacatttgttaatttttttctaTCAGGCGTTCATCTGACTCAGTCAAGAGGCTAAGAAACATACATTGGACAGGCAGATCAATCTCTGTTCCTCATTTGAAGATGTACCTTTTTTCTCAAGCTGTCCCTGAGACCCTGTGGTagcatcctcaatacctgtcccAGGTGGGACATAACTGGCCAAGACTAAGATATGAAGCAAGGGCAACATTGGGTGATCTTTATTAATTCCTGCAGCAAGTTCCAGACTCTCCCTATCCAAACCTCtgcaccaggcttcctcaaactcggccctccagatgttttgagactacaattcccatcatccctgaccactggtcctgctagctagggatcatgggagttgtaggccaaaaacatctggatggagTGAGTTTAGGAAGCCCACTCTGCACAATTCTTTTatgctttttggggggtgtatTCCATCCATGCACACAAGTTTGTTTATCACGTCTTAATATTTATAAATTTAGCATTGCTATTTGTCAAGCAAGCTGATGGTTAGTTGCTGTGGTTAGGCTCCTGTGGATTTGTCAAGCAAGCCAACGATTTACTTTTTGTGGCTCAGATTCTGTAACATCTGATTTGCTCACCAGAAACCACCTAATACTTACTTCTGCTTCTTGCTGGGTAGCTGTCCGCGTGTCTTGTCAGTACTTTTGCTAtagttttaaccagtgctttttttcttttttaaaaaaatgtttaggggtactctcattttgaaatactgcacctcaatgaggccaaacttcaaTTCagaaaaagtttaggggtatgcatacccccacgTATCCCCAGAAAAGAAGCAATGTTTTAACTCAGTTAAATTTCCACTATGCACAAGCAGCTATAACCAATATGGCTCCTGTCACAATCCTAAACTGTGGTATTTTGTAATGCTGTATTATAATCGTTCCCATTCTTTGATGTTGTTTTTAGTGGTTTATAGTCACAATTGTACGGTACATTTCACAATCATATGGTTGGTACAAGTTCTCTAGTATCTGGATGTAATAATACTCACCTATTTCTTTCTATCGATGTAGAGGgagcaagaaataaaaattaagaatTAATTAGACTGGTTTGAATGGATTTTGAAAGATCCATCACTTCCCATGTCAAACTTTTTTGCTGCCATTTAGTGAGAGCTGTTTCAATTCTCTTTCCTCACTTTTCTACTTGAATTCTATTAAACAGAAGAAAGAAATTCAAAGTCTTGGAGGCCTGGGCAATTATTCTACAGGATGGAGTGATTTTTTCTTTCCATAGGGAAGGGACAGAATAAAATACTGAAAATGGAAAAATAGATTTATTTATCACGGAGTTATATAAATGCTAGGaatctgttttttgttgtttaagGAGAAAAAGAATGAATAATCTGGTAATCTGGGGATTACTGCTAACTTGAGGCACAGaattttccttcctccccacttGGAAAGTATTTTTGAGGAAAAATTGTATTAATAAATTTGAAAAATGCTACTATTTTAGATATATCTGAAGAGGTGGATTCTAAGCAGTGAACTCTTATCCTAATATCCAGATGTTTTCTAACTGTGGTCCATTGGTGTGTCTGTGAATTCCACTGAATTATATACAATCcaaattgtaatgcaataaaatacaatataagaaacaaaacaagcactgaaatacaattaaaaacaacagagcACTTGTTGCCATGTGTTACAAATACTACAACAGACAGGAAAAAAATTATTAAGTGGTCTGACAAtatcctcagcaattttcaagtagcCATGGGATAAATTTAAGAATGACCGCTATATTAAATTTGTGAACATATCAGGTGCGGCATGACCCCTTTGGCTTTTGCTGCTATAGAATATCCTGCAGGAAAGAGAAGGCAGgacaagcttgcaaaaatctatcacttgcccgataacaattgttggaagtgtaaggaaactgaaggtacattctttcacctttggtggacgtgcccaaagatcaaggctttctgggagatgatctataatgaaatgaaaaaggtatttaaatataccttcctgaagaaaccagaggccttcctcttgggcatagttggccaattggtgccaaagaaggatagaactttttttatgtacgcaacaacagcagcaaggatactgattgcaaagtattggaagacacaagaattacccaccctggaagagtggcagacgaaggtgatagactacatggaattggcagaaatgactggcagaatccgggacctgggagaagagtcggtggaagaagattggaagaaatttaaagaatacttACGGAaaaactgtaaaattaatgaatgttaaaatgatgttggattgaaaataagtggcattggtaataagattaataagaatatgttAATATGTAAATATGataaatggatgaaaatatattgttataataggttaagatctaaaGCTAAAATTaaggaaagagggtaaggatttgctgaatcgattatataaatgggaatacaaaaaaagggaggtgtgaggaagtcaagaaaataagcaaatgagttTATAGATATTGAaaactggatttgtttttaaacgctttttcttagctattttgttttttgtattttgtatgtattttctatatatttttctttttgataatacttgtatttctctttttatttttttattttctatgtTCTTTTGTTATCTTTGTAactctttgttcttattttttatattttgtgaacttatgtctttctttaaaaaaaaggttaataaatatcttataaaaaaagagAAGGCAGGACATAGTTACACATAAAAAGAGGCGATATGAAAGTGAGAAGAGGCAAAGGGGGGATTAAATGAGCAAAATTCAAAATAATAAGctccttttgttttatttcaaggcAAGGTGATAGAGctatgtttggttttttaaaataataattccagTTGCGGAGCTTCCAGACTAAGCTGGACTTTAGGTTCCCTGGGATCAGAAAGTGAAGACAGCACTGGTCATCTAACTTCCCATGTTTCCATGGCAGAAATTTCCAGCCTTGCTTAGCTGGCTTTGCATTTTCCTTTCTAGCGCAGCTTACAACACTCGCAAGGAAGAATTGATATTTTGACATcatggtgatgtcaggtgatggacACTTGTTAAAATGGCATACCAAGGGTGGGGAAAACCAAGGACCTGCCCCCACCAgctgaacccggttccccatccttggcctATGCCAGAGGtcgacaacctaaggcccatgggccagaggaGGCCCATGAGGGTCGCTTAACCGGCCCATGAGTGCCCCCGAACCCAGCCacctgcttggcgagtccccacgtgctgcgctaaaccagcgcagcgcagGGACTCTCTTCCGTGGCTCCAGAAATCGCTCCtacgcatgcccagatgccaaaatCCTTCTGTGCAGGtgtgatttttggcatctgggcatgcgcagaagagaTTTCCGGCATCGTGCTGCGCCTGCCCGTCCCACGGAGGATCTCTGCGGGAGTGATCCTGCCCATGCctagtaagccttgccgacccctggcctaTGCAAGTGAAGTCTTCCACAGATTAATAGAAAAGGTATGGGCCTCATTTCTGCCTCAAATTCAGAGGACTGGTGTAATGttttctaggggttgctcgtgtgcAAGCGGGCAACTATCTccctggctgggtgcaaacacctggctgggcttaTCTGTCCGGACCCATGGCTGACTCAGTccctggcagaatccgtcagtgggtgttccttaaacttcttccagcaaagaagctctttgacgccctcTCTCTCTGCGCGggagccttctgcgcagagagggcgtgggcaacggaggacccctactctccccgctggtcccaggcaaggagtcatgggaccaccTCGCCACTTCAgcctcctgctcctccccccctctccactggtgctacgctgatttccttccccagaagatgggctgcttctctcgATCGCTGGACGCTCTCTAtgatccctctggcttttgctctctccctccggcactgatggcagttccctgacaactggCATCCCCATTTCCTGAAGGTTGCCATTGAGCTATCCTTGCTTGGCAGCAAGTTCATCTTTCAGTTGGTTGCCTTGTGGGCAATCAGTTGCATTTTCaggtttttgtgttgttgttgtttttgaagtaTTAATTGAGTTGTATCTTATGACTGGCCTTTTTGAGTGTGGATTTCTCGGCAGTGACTAAAAAGGGGTTCCTAGTGATTACAGTTGCAACGCTGGCCCTTTTCCAGAAACATTGTGAAGGCTTTTCGTCAGCTTTGGCTTTCGAAAACACATTTCGGCATAtctgagctgctttgcaaaattgcatTTAATTCTCCATTCATGACTGGCGTGATCTGATactgaggaagaggaagttgaCCGCTAGGGGCATGCTCTGGGCTGGCTGGAGGAAGTGGCTAGGATCACGCTGTTATTGTTGGGGGCATTATTCCATTCATCCTAAAGGACCAATCCAATTGGTGTTCTGAGGGTCACTCACTAAAGGATTCCTATTGAACCTTGGCTGAGGTCCAATAGAAGACTGCCTTGCAACCTGGCCGTGTGCTATTGGCCAGAAGCTGTGGCCGCTAGAGGATAAAAGGTTGGACAAAGCATTGACAGGGTATCATCTGGAGCTGAGCAAAACAGAAGAGAGGCTAAGAGAGAAGACAGGAGGCTAAAGAGAAGAAATAGTAAGTTATTGGGTCTGGTGGTTGATGCCTAAGAGCGTAACAGTTATTGAAAGGTCAGAGTAATGGTGGATTTatgaccatgtcattaccgaggaggcaggtttagtcgttgtttgaagactatccctgtcTCCGGGTCTGGTCTTGTCCGATACTGGATtcagcaagggagacccacatgactttaaggtgctgctgtgcaatgccaggtcaatgattcacaagATGGCTGTCATCCACgacttgattgtggatggaggacttgacctggcatgtgtaacagagacttggttggatgaagcagatgggcctgttcttgccgctgcttgcccaccaggtttctcttacacacagcaacccaggtcatatgggtggggaggtggggttgcagtgagttttaggaagtcattagtttgtaccaggtgtcctattgggaagacccagttctctgagtgcatgttctggaggtTGGGCAGtaagggcagtacaggattccttttggtgtactgacctccctgctgcaccaaggattccctgcctgagctgcttcaggtcgtggcagatgttctcctggagacacctagtttggttgtccatgggcattttaacatccatggtgacacgaccttacaaggggtgcttgggactttgtggaaagcatggcctccatggggctttCCCTAtggcccaactcatagttgcAGTACttggctgccccccatcctctcaTGGGCCTGGATGGGAGTAATAATCTACACTAAGGAAATTCAAAGCACATTACATTCCACACAATGGAATcttagaaaaagggaaatgtcagaGAACATTACGTGCCTGGGAAACATAAGCAGAATATAAAGCAAGCAGTTATTATTaggggaatatatatttttaagagggGTGAACATACAACGTTAAACCACAAGATGTGGGAGCTGTTGTGTGCACAAATTGCAACATGCAAAAGTGACTCCAATTTAGCTCTTACTAAATCctattagaaaaggggggggggagcttaagaTGTATTTATGTAAAAGGCTATGCGAAAAGATTATAGCAGGCAAAATATAGCAACAATTGGAACAATTGTTTAAATCTACTGATGCTGCAACACCAACCCAGCTACTTAAAGCTCATGGTGTTCCCAGGTGTACAGCACTTTAACCTAAAGGTTAAGGAATAAATCTTATACCCCGCTGTCTTGTTGAGCTACTGGTTGCGCTTGACGAAGACTTTCAGAAGGATTTTAAGGGAGTTTATACAAAagggagattgattgattgattgattgattggttgattggttgatttataccccacctttccaccaaggagctcaaggcagcatccaTCGTTCTCCTCCTTCAGTCAATCCTCTCATCAATCCCGTGAGGCAGGCTAGGGTAAGAGACTAAGACTGACCCAGGGTTTCCCAATGggcttcacggctgagtggggatttgaaccctggtctctcagtgcTAGTCTGGAGTTCAGATTCAGACCAGTGAGTCCCTTGCTCACATCTCACTTCAGCCAGAAACTTAACTGAGCTTGTACAAATATCCTATCTTCTTTGCCTCCTTCTCCCTGAATGGTCCAAGCTTCTTCTTTTATATTggtttttttattgggttttacaaACAAGAATgatgttatacaaataagtacaccaagttttctcatgtcatttgtatatcacaaaaatagcataataattgTTGAAGAATATCTACAACatgtgtttcattattagtggtgaATGCATAAATTCTTGgtttatgaattggtttaaacaattaggaagaagaagagggggaggggaagactgGGAGTGGCGAGTGGGTAGGGCGGGTGGTTATGCTTCATTATTCTACTTAgagtggttttaaaaaatatttaaattgtgTCTTAAACTTCTGCTATAAGATGCATAAGCTGCAATGTGACTGGTTTGTATCAATATTCACATGGTTATGTGATCATGACTAGATAACATCCACCACAACATTTGCAGATAAGAATTTGCAAGGATATACAGTACAGCATTCATTTGAACTCCAAGCTGTTTCACAAAGCACCCTCTGGGGgcaagcagaaagaaagcatttacaCACCCACTTTACTTTTTCCCCAGGTATCTCTTTCAGGCAACGGTCGCCCACGATGATGCCTTTCAAGGGATCTGGCCTTGTGCTCCTCACCTTTCTGGTGTCTGTTCTGGCACTAGGAGCCTATTGTGAAACCCCCTATGAGAAGTTCCTAAGGCAGCACTACGATAATCCCAAGAGCAGCGTTGGAAAGCAGTATTGTGACGTCATGATGAAAAGACGTGGGCTGGACAAACCAGCATGCAAGGAAGTGAACACCTTCATCCACGGCACCAAGAATAACATCAAATCTGTGTGCACTGCATCTGGAGGGAAGGATTATGGAAACGGGCTGAGGATCGCTCTCCGCCCCTTCACTGTCACCACCTGCAAGCACAAAGGCGGCTCAACTCGCCCACCTTGCAAGTACTCTGATAACAAGTCATCCAGATACATCGTCATTGCCTGTAATCAGAATAATGAGCCTGTGCACTTTGACGAAAGCATCATTGTCACAGTGTAAGATTTCCAACGCCCAGATCCCAAATATTCAGCTTTTTAACAATTATGCCATCCCTTGCAACTccactgaacccccccccccccctttgctgccaTTCTGTCCAGCTCTGCTTTACtgcaattaaaaagcaaacaaagaaaacacCCTTAAACTATAGTGGCAAAGAAACCTGCTTTGATTCTGTTAAACCAGCAATGTCTGTCACTATTAAACTGAGGAGAAAGTTGCATAGCATTTGATGTGTGtttaatttcatttctttttctttttcttattgcaTCCAAGGGAGGGAATGTGGAATGCAGTACTGCACTGTCTGAGATTTTCTTTCGTGTTTCTGCCCACATGGGTGGTAGGCTGCaaccaaatcaaatcaaatctt
Protein-coding regions in this window:
- the LOC114582815 gene encoding angiogenin-2-like, whose product is MMPFKGSGLVLLTFLVSVLALGAYCETPYEKFLRQHYDNPKSSVGKQYCDVMMKRRGLDKPACKEVNTFIHGTKNNIKSVCTASGGKDYGNGLRIALRPFTVTTCKHKGGSTRPPCKYSDNKSSRYIVIACNQNNEPVHFDESIIVTV